Within Ipomoea triloba cultivar NCNSP0323 chromosome 9, ASM357664v1, the genomic segment agatcagagtcataattgaagacctaaatgcccttgtattttacataatttaaacgattttgttgatggaggacaaaaaataatcaatgtcacaataatacaaGGATCATATGtgaatattttgaagaaaaaaaagagagactaaaagtgatataaatcaagaataaaaaatgaaatttaactcttatttttaACACGTGGGTTTGCATAccttattttaattaacaattttctttaaaaaaaatgcattacaaatgcattatcttaggctttttttttttttttttttgacgagGTTGTTttctgtgaccctagccggcaaagggtcacaaggaggtaaaccagcatAGGTTATccatagttgaccggctcaaacctaGGAGTTTGAGATTCGAACCTACGACCTCTCGGTGGTAGGATCTTAGCCTATCTACATCCATGCATGAAAGGGTTGTAATTggcacatataaaacaaatgcattttttttcctttacttttccgtttgcaagtttgcaaaatataaaatttgattttcaagCTTGCAAATGTACTTTTATGGGCCACATTATCCTTTCTAAAtctattactttatttattattattattattattttactatttcatgtggaattcaaaaattgtatgaatatgaaattaatattaatgaattgtaaatgtgataatatgataatagtATTGCTTTTAAATGTGAACGAGCATCTGATGGATGTAGATAGGTAGGGTGTGCAAACTTTGATAAATTTTCGTTTAACCGATCGAACCCCCCTTAACCCCAGTTAACAGAATCAATCGAACTgttaatcttatatatatataaacttatagTGGTgttatgatattgtttttatatattttcttatggatttattattatatgtattattttaattaaatttattattatatatattatttttaattaagatataAAACTTTAGCTTAAAAAAGTTCTTTTaatcggttaatggttaaaagaTCCATTAACTACCCATAAAAAATTTTTggttaatacaaattaaaattcgattcgtttaactattaaagttttgtgattcaaaaaaaaaaactattaaagtattaaaaacTTTGATTAAAACAATTTGATTAACCGAACTGTTAGACCAATTGCACACCCTACAGATAGcttatgtttaattttgatttaataatactaaagatAGCCATAATTCATCCACGCTTTGAATCCATGGGAGGTGTCATGTCAATTGAATTGTTTGACACGCAACATACAGTTGATTAATAAAGTAAATGTTGTGTGTTTAAGTTAATTTCAAactgatttcaaaaaaaagttaatttcaaACTAACgaccaaacaaattaaatgcacaAGCATGCGCGCATTCAATTCCAAGTTCGATCTTCAGGTATTGTATAAATAAATCTCCATGCAGTAATGTGTTCCTACAAACTCGATCAACTCTTTTAAATTCCGCCATGGTTAACCTTCATTGCTTAACCACCTCTCTACTCGTCTCCTTCCTCCTCTATTCCTTTCATTCAATTGCAATTGCAGAAGCTAAGCATCTGCTTCAGCTAGATAGAGGCCATTCCCTATCCGTTGAGGATGCAGACTCCACTTTTCTAACCTCCCCAGACAACACATTCTCCTGCGGCTTTTATGGATTGGGAACCAATGCTTTCTGGTTCGCAATATGGTTCACAAATTCCAGGGACAAAACTGTCGTTTGGGTGGCCAACAGGAGAACCCCCGTCAATCGCCTCGGCTCCAAGGTATTGTTAATTAGACTTAATTTATCACATAGTAGCATGATTAATCTCCAGCCATAGCTCAGTGTCAATGAAGAACATAAGTATTTTGTCTTTTACTTTACTCAGTTTTCTTTAAATGGTGTATGAGAAATGTAGTGAGTAGTGAAAGGACTTGAGATCTTATATAACCACTGGCCATTATTCTGCTGGTTGTTGTATATCAATATgtctcctaaaccctaaccagACTCCTAATCACAAAGACCACATACAAAACACTTAATACTATCATAACTTatcctaatgttataataatgaCAATAGGAAAACGTTACAGGTATCGCTCCAAAAACACGGAGCTTTAACGTTAACTGATGTCGATGGGAGGATCGTATGGGAGACTAATACCTCTGCAACTGATGTTAATAGAGCTGAGCTTCTTGAAACGGGCAATCTTGTTCTCAAGAATTCGAAAGGGGAAGTTTTCTGGCAAAGCTTCGGTTTTCCCGCAGATACTTTACTGCCTTCCCAGGTGTTCACCAAGGACTACAAGCTCATATCTCCATTAAGGGAAGGGAGCTTTGAACCGGGCTATTTCAGATTATTCTTTGATGGTGATAACGTGCTAAAGTTACAATATGATAACCAAGATATTTCTCGTCAATATTGGCCTAACCCTTATTTTGATGTGTACACCAACGAGAGAACCAACTATAATGGTACTAGAATTGCTTTTCTTGATAATCTGGGAAGGTTTTTCTCCACTGATAGAAAGGACTATAATTTATACTTAAATGCTAGTGATGCGGGTCCTGGGATCACGAGGAGGATGAAACTGGACATTGATGGGAATCTCAGAATCTACAGCTTGGATGATTCCACTGGGCTGTGGAAAATTACCTGGCAAGCCCTTCAAAAGCCATGCTCCGTACATGGACTCTGTGGAGGAAATGGTATTTGTAATTATGGTCCAGAGCCCAAATGTTCATGTCCTCCAGGGCATGTGATGATCAATTCCAGTGATTGGGGAAAAGGGTGTAAGGCTTTGTTCAATTCAACAGATTTAATAGCTCAGCCTGTGAAATTCTTGGAGATTTCTCATGTGGATTACTGGGGATTTGATCTCAACTACTCTGAAACCTCCTCTCTGAAAGACTGCAGGGATATGTGTTTAGAGGATCAAGCGTGCGTGGCGTTCACTTACTGGAACCATTTAGATGAGAGAAGATGTTTCACCAAGAACACACTTTTCAACGGTTACAGATCCCCGGATTTTCAGGGGAGTACATTCCTTAAACTCCCCGAAAATCTCCCAGTGCCAGATTCAGGTACAGTGATCCTCAACCGATCTAACTTAGTATGTCCAGAAAACATAACAGAAATTATGGTGGGTTCTCCTAAAATGTACAAAGAGAAAACTAGGAATAAGCTGATATGGGTTTATCTGTACTCGTTTTGTTTTGCAATTGGTGGGGTTGAAGTTGTGGCTTTTGTGTTGGGTTGGTGGGCTTTATTCAGCAAGCATGGGATTCCAGCCTCAATTGAGAATGGATATTGCATGTTATCCAGTCAGTTCAGGAGGTTCACTTATGCAGAACTGAAAAAGGCCACCAAGAATTTCAAGGTGGAGCTAGGGAGAGGAGGCTCGGGTGCGGTTTACAAAGGCGGGCTGGAAGATGGAAGGGCGGTGGCTGTGAAGAGACTCGGGGATGAGTTTCAAGGAGAAGAACAATTCTGGGCAGAGATCACCACAATCGGAAAGATCAACCATATGTATTTGGTGAGAATGTGGGGGTTTTGT encodes:
- the LOC116029197 gene encoding putative receptor protein kinase ZmPK1, whose translation is MVNLHCLTTSLLVSFLLYSFHSIAIAEAKHLLQLDRGHSLSVEDADSTFLTSPDNTFSCGFYGLGTNAFWFAIWFTNSRDKTVVWVANRRTPVNRLGSKVSLQKHGALTLTDVDGRIVWETNTSATDVNRAELLETGNLVLKNSKGEVFWQSFGFPADTLLPSQVFTKDYKLISPLREGSFEPGYFRLFFDGDNVLKLQYDNQDISRQYWPNPYFDVYTNERTNYNGTRIAFLDNLGRFFSTDRKDYNLYLNASDAGPGITRRMKLDIDGNLRIYSLDDSTGLWKITWQALQKPCSVHGLCGGNGICNYGPEPKCSCPPGHVMINSSDWGKGCKALFNSTDLIAQPVKFLEISHVDYWGFDLNYSETSSLKDCRDMCLEDQACVAFTYWNHLDERRCFTKNTLFNGYRSPDFQGSTFLKLPENLPVPDSGTVILNRSNLVCPENITEIMVGSPKMYKEKTRNKLIWVYLYSFCFAIGGVEVVAFVLGWWALFSKHGIPASIENGYCMLSSQFRRFTYAELKKATKNFKVELGRGGSGAVYKGGLEDGRAVAVKRLGDEFQGEEQFWAEITTIGKINHMYLVRMWGFCAEGKHRLLVYEYVQNSSLDNHIYTSNFLGWKERFEVALGTAKGLAYLHHECLEWVIHCDVKPENILLTGDLEPKIADFGLAKLAQRGDPGSYFTRIRGTKGYMAPEWALSQPITAKVDVYGYGVVILEMVKGSRLINWMVEESGFQQEADMKKFFWAMKRKVELKEEGWVDEMVDKRLEGKFSRNQAKTLIKVGLACVEEDRKMRPTMASVVQMLLECQD